The Eschrichtius robustus isolate mEscRob2 chromosome 5, mEscRob2.pri, whole genome shotgun sequence DNA window TTACAAGTCTGTAGATGGAGAAAAACTGTCCTCAATGAGCCATAATTAAGCAACTACACCTGAGGAGCCTCATCCACACTTGGGCCTAATATAAATGATAAGATTCTAGATTTTGAGCTGACGCAGTAATGGGATGAGATTTTGGGAACCCTGGGATGGAATGAGGAGTGTATTATTCATGTGGGATAGAAATGAATCAAATGAATAGAATACACAAAAATATGGGATGTATTTCTGAGATTAGATTATGAAACAACTCTGGCTTCCATCTTGGGGTTTTCTTCTTCCCATctctcctgccctctctctctctctctcttcctctctgtttctgtctcttatTGCTTATTCTGGAGGAAGTCAACTGCAATGTCATTAGTCAGTGCTGTAGAAAAGATGCATAAATGAGCTTGGAAGTAGAACTTTTGAGTCTTGTCTGTGGACATAGGAGTGCTCTTGGGAGTGGACACTCCCCCAGTTGCGCCTTTAGATGACCACAGCCCAGAATGACATTTGATTTCTGCCTCAAGAGAGACCTTGAGCCAGAACAACCCTGCTAAGCTGCTTCCACattcctgacccatagaaactgtaagatgataaatgttttgttgttttgttttgtttgtttttggtttttttagccTCTAATTTTGGGGTAATTTATTAATCGGTAATAGATAACAGAGCTATTCtagtttctttgcatttccatgtaaattttagaattagctcaTAAATATGTACccgaaaaaagaaaatctgtgagGATTTTGATTGGGTTTGCATtgattgaatctatagatcaaattTGGGTGAATTGATATCTTAACAGTATAGAATATTCCAATTCATGACCAAAAAttacctctccatttatttaggctttctttaattttaaaattagtgtttATAATTTTGTGCGAATATATCTTGTGCTTATTTTGTTAGATTCACACTGAAGCATTTCATTtctttggtgctattgtaaatggtacttttaaaatttcaattccaattgtttattgctagtatatataaatattattgctagtatataaatattttgtatgcCTACTCTGTATCCTGAAATTTTGCTAAGCTTATTTATTGTTCTAAGAGatattttgtagattctttgacaTTTTCTGTATAAACAATCATGAAGTGTTCTTAACTGGCATTATCTACTAAActgtgacccagcaattgtaGTTTACTTGGTATATTTGCAATATAAACCAGTACTTACAACCCTCAAAAGATATACAAAAGATTGCTCATAGCAGCTTGAGTTATAATAGCCCCCAAAGTGAAACAACTCAAATGGCTATCAACTGTAGAGAGGATAAATAAGTTTTGTGTATCTATGTGATAGAACACTAGGCAGCAGTGGGAAAGAATGAAGCACTGCTACATGCAACAGCATGGAGGACTTTCACGGGCACTGTGGTGAGACAAATAAGCCAGACCAAAGAGTATACATTATGTAATTCCATTTTTGTAATGTTCAAAAGCAGACAAAAGCAGTTTATGTTATTAGAGATCAGAATAGTCGTCACCCTCGGAGCAAGGTATTAATTGGAAAGGAACACAAAAAAGCGGGCCTTCTTTGGTTCTGAAAGTGTTTTCAGTCTTGACATGAACGGTAGTTTCAGGGGGATTTGCATGAGAATCACTGAGCTGCACACTTGGTATTTGTGCATTACGGATGGGGATGGAGGAGGTTGGAGGATCTCATATGGAGATAGGGACCTTGGAGGTCACCGAGGGAGGGCAAATGACTACAGAGAGATGAGGGACAAGAACAGCCCCCCAGAGGGCACTAGCCTGAGTGAGAGGGTCCCACCAAAACTGTCTGGGTAGGATGGCCAGGGTTGTCTGGAAAGAACAAGTATTGCCAAAAGAATAGCAGACGCTGAAGAGCAAGCTGGGACTGACTTGTACGACGCTGATACATGTGATTAATAGAAGCTGGCTGCTATTTCCAGCAAAGACAGAAGGGCCAGACCAGACAGTGAAGTTCTTGGGAGAAGCCACTCTTGACATCCCACAGGCAACTGAAAATAAACTGCAGTCCTTGCCTATCCCTGGAACTTAGGAGAAACACCACGCGTGGTTGGGTTGTTCGGAGGACGCAAATGCCACATTGGGGAATACTGCTAGCTCCAATCCACACCCTAAAGAAGGCCATATTTGAATGGGGGACTGAACAACAGCAGGTTATATCTGAGTCGCAAAAAGCAGTAGCTCTACCATGCCCTTGGCCCTGATGATCCCCACTCAGTTATGACTCTGGAAGAATCTGTAAGTCACACTTTGCAGACTGGAGCTCATGGCTAAAGCCCGTGAGTGCCGCCCAGTGGCAAACACTGGGATTTTGGACCAGGGCGGTTCCAGACCCAGCGGTGATGGCACACACCATCTGAGAGACAATCACCAGTTGCTGTTGGGCATTGAGTGCGAGTGTCCCTAAGACTGAGGACATAAAATAGTCCTGAAGCCGGAGATACCCATAACGTCTTGGGTGATGTCAGAGAAACACTGCGATGAGGAGGGAGTTCCATGATGACATGGAAATGGACGCTCAGGAGCATGCTGCCAGGGAGTGGGAGGGCCGGTTCCTTGTATTCACGAGCTGGGAGCCTCTTCGCCCATGGCTGGCTCTAGAACCGTCTGCGGAGTGGCCAGATCCCGCTGCCACACGGGCAACGTCCTATGACCGTCTCTTGATTGACCAACCATAAGAGTCTTGGTTTAGGAAGGGCAGCTCAGCGTGGACGGACAGCGTCCTGTCCGGGCACTCCAGGAGGCTGTAAACGGGTCCTGATGGGAAGAGACGCTCCGGACAAGGCTTTGCATACCCGACGGTAGATGAAAATGCTGAAATACTGTAAAAAGACTGGAAATAAGATACTGTACCGATTTGGACCACGGAGCTACATTTCTTCAAACCAGGGAACACACTTTACAGCCCACGGTGTCCAACAGTGGGCAAAGAGACACTGTATCCGGTGGATACATCATGTAGCATTTCATCCTCAGAGTAGTGGTTTGATAGGGAGTTGGAAAGGGTCATCGAAACGCTTGTTTAGAGGATACGTAGGACTGGCTCCCTCTCAGCACGAGGGAGGCCGGGAGAGGGTCCCTACTCAGTAGCCCCCTCctttgctgggggagggggagggggagatgcaGTTCTCAACTTTCCTCTTCCTATGCAGTGGTCCTGGGACCAGGGCTGCCACCGCAGGTGCTGgaagcagggaagtcccctcagcaAGAAACTATAAGGATGCTTAAACCTTTAGGCCAGAATTTCCGAGGGAGCTGGGGTGACTTGTGCCCCATTCCCTCTGGAAACATTGGAGCGGGCGGGGAATGCAGCGGTGTGGTCGGTGGTTGAGGAGGCCCATGGACTCTGCCCTTGGGTGCCCCCCCATGTGGGGGGAGCAGGCTGAGGGGGAGGCCCTTGCTGGACTGGCATTGCTGCCAGGATTCTGGACTAGCACAGGGGCTGAAACTAATGTCCCTTGCAAAGGTGGAAAAGTTTGGGCTAAAATCGATGacaaatggagagaaagaaagataacACCTGAGGGCAAAGGAATGCAGAAATGTGGTCTGCAAGGAGGGAAGTCCAGACAGCTTCCCAAATAGGACACGGGAGACCCCCTGTGACTTTGAGagaacaaacatttcttgaacaGTGCCAACCTAAAAGAAAACGTGAACCAATGAGACTGATAACGGAGAAGGCATCTCTCCATTAATAAGGAGTAACTTCCCTCTATCAGCACCATGGGCCAACTTAGGTCACACGTCTACCTGAAGCTGAACTCTTTCCAAGGCAACACTGTGAGCTGGTTTTCTGAATTCTGGGTTCTTGTGGATCTATTGAGGGCAAATGGATGTAACAACCACGCTTCGTATACAGGCTTAGGCTAATTAATACTCTCCCAGGAGTTAGGAACAGGTGGTCTTGCCCCAAGTCCCACGGACTCAGTAGGGAAGGGATGGGCACCCAGAGAGACTGGTGCCCAGGACTTCTGTTCATCAGAAGAAATTAGTGAGAGGATGAAGAATGGAGAATATACCAATATACAGAGTGGAGAATATACTTGTAATGCAAATAAATTACCCAAAACACCTGAAGTTATGAATACAGAATTCAAATCAATGAAAGAAATACAGTGAGTTCaattaaaaacaagtaaaagaCTAAGTCTTTTACCAGGGGGTAAGAGGATAAGGGGTAAGGAGGGGAGGGATTAATTGGGAGACTGgcattgacacatacacactactatatataaaatagataactaataaggacctactgtgtagcacagggaactctactcaatactctgtaataacctatatgggaaaagaacctaaaaaagagtggatatatgtatatgtataactgatgcactttgctgtgtacctgaaactaacacaacattgtaaatcaactatattccaataaaaataaaaaaaaaataaaaccaagtaaAAGACTTAAGTAGTTGTTTCTCAAGAAAGAGAGCCAACTGGACGCTAAATGTATGAGCAGGGGCCCAATTTTATCAGCAGCTAGGGAACTGCACATTGAAAATGTAAGAAGATATCCAAATGGACAAAAACTTATAAAAATGTGAGCTCCATCCACACTCTTCAttagttggtttgtttttattgcgTGGACGTAGTACAGTTTGCTTGTTAAAGGACATCTGAGTTATTTCCAGCTTTTAACGATTATGAAaagagctgctgtaaacattcgtGCACAGGGTTTCGTGTGAATATACACTTGGCTTTACAAGAAACTGCTGAGCTGTTTCCCAGGGTGGCGGTACGACCAGAGTTGCAGCCGCGCCAGCAGTGTCTGGGAGTTCCCGTCTCCCTGCCTCCTGGCCAGCAGTGAGGTTGTGGCTAGTGGTGGTGCACactttttcctgtgcttttggcCGTCCTTTTATCCTCTTTGATGAAGCGTCTGTCTGCCCATTTTGTAATCGGCCATCCTTTTTTCATTCCATTGGCTTTCCCGAGAGCAGGAAAGTCACTGGCAAGTTGGGGTATTCATAAGAATGACAACCTCCCCTCTGCATCCTCCTCCCCAGGTCCAAGCTCAGTGATTCTCCAACAAGGGCAGCCCCAGACTCCCTGGGCAAGCACAGGTCTCTAGGTCACTCCCGTTTCTCCATCTTTTGGAAATGTTTGCAAGACGGGCCTGTTTTGGCTGAGACTAAtacagtggtgtgtgtgtgttgattacATAGATGGGGGAAAAGTTCTTAATGCCAGAAACTCAAATTTCCCTGCCCCTTTGTGAGTAATAACATCCATGAACCCTGAGATAGGGCAGGGTCCCCACCGAGTCCATCGCCCTGGACCACGCCACGGTCATGGCACATGGAGCAGCCCCTGTCCCCAAGCAGGAGTCgtacccctccccagccccaaaggAAGGGGTAGCAGAGGTCTTGGTAAGGACAGTGCTGTGTGGCTGGAGACTGAGTGGACGGGGGGGAAGCTCGGTCAAGGGCCTGGACACCTGGACAGGACACAGGGGGTGTCAGCAGTGAAGCCCAGTAGGGCTGTGCCCCCAGCAGACGTCACCAGCAGGGACCCGAGGCCCGGGATGGGAGGTTCCGCGCTAATTGGTGCTGTGGGCAGTTAATCTCCGAGGAGGGCTAATTGGACCCTGGAGCCCCACATCTATGCGGGATGGGGAGGAGGCCAACAGCCGTTCTTCCTGGCGCCGCCTTTGAACTGACAGATGCTCAGAGCCAGGCCGGCGCTTCAGGACGGGCCAGGCCACGCTGGGGACCGCCCGCTCAGGGGTCAGTGGGCAGAGAGGAGTGACGCCTGCCCTgcgctgggctgggggaggccaGGGACACCTGCGGCTCTCCAGGTAGGTTTCCACGGGGTCCTGCCCCTCGGTGAAGTGGCCGGTCTGGCTGCCTGTGGACCTGGTCCCTCGGAGGGAAGTGTTTGGGGCGGGGCCAGGGTTGAGAGTTCCCTCACCACCAGCGGCCCCCAGCCCTGATCTCACAAGGTGGGGGCTTCTTCCCCGCGTGCTTCAGCCCACTGCACCCCGCATCTCCAGGATCCTCCCCCCGAGCTTTGAAGTTCTCCACCTAGGGGCACTCTTGCCACCGCCCGCTTTGTCCGCCCCCCAGGAGACGCCCCCCACTCTAGGAACGTGGGGGAACCCCTGCCCAAGGTCTGCTTgtccctgccctccaccccaaGCTACTTATAGGaggctctcctctctctccccgaGCCAGGCCTGCCTGCCCTGTCCCCCTCCCGTTCCCTCCCGTCCTCACAAGGAGGCTGCTGAAACTGGACATGGAGGGACGTTTTCGGACAGGAACACTCTTTGTGTCTATTCCCCGTTTGCTGCAAAGCCAGAGCGGGTGTTGGTGGGAGAAGGGGGTGCAGGCTGGTGCTGTCTCCACTTTGCTCACGTCCCCTATCGGGGGTGCCCTGAGCCTCAGAGCAAGGGAAACCCGATTTGGGGGAGAGCTACCCCCGCCGCCTGCCCTCCGGCCCCgcatcctcccctcctccccctgcatcctcccctcctcccccgcatcctcccctccccccgcatcCTCTCCTCACCCCgcatcctcccctccctgcccccgcaTACTCCCCTTCCTGCCCCCGCATCCTCCCCTCCGGCTGCAACACCtgctctccctccttttcctgcTCACCTCCCTCTTCGTGCTGGTGGAGCACCTGGCCGTATCCTCACCTTCTGGGGCAGCTCCTCCCTCCACAGGCCCGTGTACTACTTTCTGGGCATCATGTCGTCCCTGGAGATCTGGTACGTGTCTGACATCATCCCTAAGACGCTGGATGGCTTCCTCACGCAGCGGGGACGCGTCTCCTTCATCGGCTGCATGACTCAGCTCTACTTCTTCAGCTTCCTGGTGTGCACCGAGTGTGTGCTCCTGGCCTCCATGGCCTGTGACTGCTGCCAAGCCATCATGACCATGGGGCTGTGCGTCCAGCTGGTGGCCTTCTCCTTCGTGAGTGGCTTCACCACCTCCGTGATCAAGGTCTACTCTATCTCCAGCACCACGTTCTGTGGCTCCAATGTCCTGAAGCACGTCTTCTGTGACATCTCCCCCATCCTCAAAGTGGCCTGCACGGACTTCTCGACCGCCGAGCTGGTCGACTTCGTCCTGGCCTTCATCATCCTGGTGTTCCCGCTCGTGGCCACCATGCTTTCCTACGGACACATCCCCCTGGCCGCCCTGCGCATCCCCTCGGCCACGGGCTGTCGGCGAGCCTTCTCCACCTGCGCCTCCTACCTCACCGTGGTCACCATCTTCTACACGGCCTTGATCTTCATGTACGTCTGGCCCCAGGCCATTGATTCCCGGAGCTCCAACAATCTCATCTCTATTGTTTACACTGTCCTCACCCCAATCATCAACCCCTTGATCTACTGTCTGAGGAACAAAGAACTCAAGGATGCTCTGAAAAAGGCTCTGGACTTAGGTCAACTTTCACAGTAGCGCAATTTAATGTCCTACAATCTGACCTGTGGTGCCAGTAAAAACAACCTCTTACAGGACACTTTACTTTCTTTAATAGAGACaatttatgtaatttaattaattaattaatttagttttggctgtgccacgcagcttgcaggatcttagttcccccaccaggagtcgaacccatgccctcagcagtgaaagtgcagagtcctaaccactggaccaccagggaattcccacttgatgttttttaaagtaaatttttaaatgaaatttagcaaacctacagaactgtgaataAATAATAAGTCTTCATCTGGATTTGTTTTCACAAAAGAACCACACTTATGtcaccagcacccagatcaagagtCAGAAGCTACCCTTACGCCCCCGGCCCCAAGATTTCCACTATCCGGACTTCTAACACCAGACACTACTTTTGACGTTTTTGAGGTTTTTATGAATAAAACCATGAAGGATGATTTTACATTTGACCTCTTGCATTCATTATGATGCTTGAGTGAATCATCAATGTTTCTGCATGTAGTAATAATACATGCGTATAATGTGTAATATCCCACAGTACAAATACATCTATGCATTTTACTGTTGGGGATAGAATTATGGATACTGCCTATTATGGATAGTGCTGCTATAATAACTGGTTTGTGTCTTTTCGTCAATGTACGTACAGTTTTGTGAGCTGTGTGCTAGGCCAGACCTACGTACATAAAGGCTATGCCTACAATTCCTGCAACAAAAGATTCATGTATGATCAGGCTTCGTAGAAACAGCAAGACTGTTTTCCCAAGTGGGTGCATGAGAATTCCAGTAGCTccatatccttaccaacacttggtattctAAGCATTCTCTATTTGCCATTCTTCTGGGGTTGCAGAAGAAGTTCTCACTGCAACCTTAACTCGCATTTCCAATGACCAAGGCTGCTGGGCACCTTTGTAAGTTTAGTGGTTTAATGTCCTTCTGGATGTGCCCTTTCTGAAGGGCCCTTGCAAtcaagtcttttgcctatttttatattgagtcactttttctttttaacacgcAGGAGTTCTTACATATTCTGGGTCCATGCCCTCTGTTGGTTATATTTACTGCAAAAATGCCCTAGTGTCTGGGCTTgcctttcattctcttaatggtgtcttttgatgaagagaaattctttattttgatgtCCAATTTGTTCATTTTCCCCCTTTAGAGTTagttctttattttccatttgtttgctTATTCCAAGATCATGCAGATATTCTCCTGTTTAACTCcagaagctttattgttttacctttcaTGTTTAGATTCAGTCCATCTGAAACTGATTTTGATTTATGGTATGAGATATGGGTCAACATTAATTCTTTTCTATAGGGATATGAAATTGACAAGAACccactatttattgaaaagaccatgCTTTCCCCTCTGCAATGTCACCCTTTTCATAAAccaaatatctatctatctatctatctatctatctatctatctatctatctatctatgtatctatctatctatctatctacctgtctaCCCTCATCTCTTTTTGGACTCCTCATTCTGTCCCATTGGTCTGTTTGTCTATTCCTGCACTAATACCATGCTGTTGTAATTACTACAGCTTTTTCATATATCTTGATACCTGGTAGTAAATCCTCTgtccttgttctttttcttcaagatAGCCTTGGTTATTCTTAGTCCTTCCCaaatgggggttgggggagatacactttagaatcagcttgtcaatttcaacaaaaagaaaacttggGGGGCTTTTTATTGGGATtgtattaaatctatagatcaatttggaggtAACTGTCCTCTTTATAATTTTGAGACTTTTAATCCAAGAATAAGGCGAATCCTCTCTTCATTTACAAGTCCTTCAATTTCTCAATACGCTTTTGTGGTTTTCAGTGTAGGGCTGTTTCACATGTTTCTGGGGATTTGAGTTTTttgcgtttttttaaaaaaaattctaacaaatggcatcctttcttttaaatttttaaagttaaaattcaaaatttttctctttccttgttgCTGGTACATagaacacaattttttaaactttcttcttGAAACAATTACAGATTTACAGGAAGTTTCAAAGAAAGATGGAGGGAGGGTCTGTGCACCCTTCACCCTGTCTTCCCCGATAACACTGTCCTACATGATAGTAGCCTCCACATTGGGACACTGACTTTGATGCAATCCACGGAACTTAGATTCTACCAGTTATACATGCATTCACCTGTGAGcgtgcacctgtgtgtgtgtgtgtgtgtgtgtgagcgtgcatATGCAGATACACTTGTAGCTCTATGCTATTTTGTCAGCTGTGTAGCTTCGTGGACCACCACCATCAAGATacggaacatttccatcacacaCCCCCATTCCCTAGCCTCTGGtgaccactaatctgttctctatctctatataattttgttatttcaggGATGTTATATAAGCAGAATTATACTGTATGTAATCTTCTGAGATGGACTTTCTTTACTCAACATAATTCTCTCCAGGGATCCAGGCTGTTGCCTGTATCAACAGTCCACAGGTTTTTCTAGTCGAGCAgtgttccatggtatggatgtaccacactttgtttagCTGTTCACCTTTGAAGAACAGGTGGGTGGTTCCCAGTTTTTAGCTGCTAGGAAtgaagctgctacaaacattcatTCGAGTTTCTCTGTGAacctaaattttcttttctctggggtTAATGTTTAAGACTATAATTTCTAGGTTGTATTACAGTTCATTTTTAGTTTTACAACTTTTCCAATttggaaactgccaaactgctctTTAGCAGAGCGGCTGTACCTTTTTACATTCTTACTAGCAGTGTGTGAGTGAACTAGCTTCTCTTCATCTTCTCCGCCATTTGGTgttatcactatttttttaatttggccttTCTGATtaagtgtgaagtggtatctcattgtggatttaatttacatttttctaatggctgatgacgttgaacatcttttcatgtgcttattggctatctgtataACCTCGtcaatgaaatgtctgttcatgtcgtttgcccactttttaattggattactTGTTTCTTACTGTTCAGTTTTGAGATTTCTTTATGTGTTCTAGATGCGAGTGCCTGGTCACACCTGTGGTTTGCAGGTGTccgcccccagccccatccccaaAGTTGCCTTTTCATCCTCTAAGGGTTTCTCACAgagcaaaacttttttttttcccttaaatttatttatttatttatttatttaggctgtggtgggtcttcgtttctgtgcgagggctttctccagttgcggcgagcgggggccactcttcctcgcagtgcgcgggcctctcactgtcgcggcctctcccgttgcggagcacaggctccagacacgcaggctcagcagttgtggctcacgggcctagccgctccgcggcatgtgagatcctcccagaccggggcacgaacccgtgtcccctgcattggcaggcagactcttaaccactgcgccaccagggaagcccagagcaaaacttttttaaaaatttgatgggGTCCAATTTAccaatatttccttttttgtattaTGCACTTGGTGTCAAGCCGAAGAATTCTTTCCCTAGTCCTAGGACAGTGATGTCCGATATTTAAGGTTATTTTGTTTCCTACGGGGATCACTCTCCCTTTTTCGTTAGGCCATCAGTAAAAGTTGTTAAACACAGAACTTTGTCTTGGGAAGTGAGATGAAGGATGTGTGTTTGCTTGGGGTGAAGCAGGAAAGACAACCGGAGTGCTGGAGGGAAGATGCGAACGGGGTGGACAGTGGCGCAAGGCCAGAGAATCCGACAGGGAGgtgtccccaccctcaccccccccccGGACTTCTCAGATGCGCTGGCAAGGACACGGAGCTTCTCAGACATATCGGAATGTGGAGCTAAGCCTTGGGTAATAAGCGGTGACTCCACCGGGCCGGATGACTTAGGGCTACCTGGTCACACCTGCTCATCCAGCTGTATTTGAGGTGCACCTGTGATGCGTTAGGAGCTTTGCTTGGGGCTGGGGCACAGTGGTGTAGGGTCTGGAGGTGGCCCACGCTCGGACAACACAGGGTGTAGAACACTATTCTCTCAGTGTGGCTCATCTACATCAGAATTAGCTGGAAGCTTGTTAAACACATTTCAGGGCCCATCCCAGATCTTCTAAGTCAGACCCTCTGGCATTGGGGACTAGCAATCTGTATTCTGGACAAGCAGGGATTCTCTTATTAGAGAAACATCCATTGAAAGGACCTTCGTTTTTACAACTCCATGATCATTCTGAAAAGTTGAAAACCAAAtgaaatttaaacaaaagaaaagttaGGGTGTTAAAAACAATAAGCCCGAGGAGGAGAGTGAAGATTATAAAACCTTTTCAAATGGCAGGCGTAGTAGGTGAGAAATCTCACGTTAAAGTCACCTACTAACCTGAGAGGAACTGAGGCCCCAGGTCATTGGGTCGATCGCGGTTTTAACGGGGGAATGAGGACAGCTTTTGTTTGCACGTTACTCAAGGTGTCAACACCACCAGGCGCGCCAAGGGGTGTGAGACCTCTTAGACCTGGAGCCGTGAGCCAGGCGGGGAGATGGGCCCTGGGGAGGTGGAGGACGCGCGGATCTCAGCCAGGCCGGCCCTGCTGGACGAGCGCCGTGGGGCGGGAAGGTCAGTCTAGGGTCCTTCTTCAGAGCCTCTCGGACGCCCGCGCTCGTCCTGGGTCGCTCTCACACCGGCCCTCCTTtcaccccccgccccagccccaggccGCCTTCCTAGCCTCGGGTGGTTTGTGCGCTATGGAGACACTTTCAAGGAGGTGGTTTTGAAGTCCGCACCTGCCGGTCTAGGGAGTTCGGGAGGGTGGCGAGCGTCCTGGACGCGGGATGTGCTGCAGCAGTAACTACGAGGTCCGGGGCGGCCTCGGCTCCCCGCACTGCGCGCCCTCAAAACCGGGCAGTGGGCAGGCCTCCCCCTGGAGCCCGGGCGGCGGGAGGCCCTCCCCTTGGAGCCCGGGCGGCGGGCGGGCACGACAAGGTCCGGAGGAGGCGGACGCCAAGGCGGACCCGAGGTAAATCAGCCCCGACTGCGCTCTGCGCGCCTGCGTCCGCCGCCCGGAAGTTCCCGACAGGCGCGGCGCGGGCATCCCGGCCGTGACGTCACTGTAGCGCGCCGGTCGCGGGAGGGGCCCCGTCGCGACTGCGTCCCCTCGGGTCCTTGAGCCGGTGCTGACCGCGGAGCCATGGCCTTGAGGCTGCTGAGACTGGTCCCCGTGTCCGCGA harbors:
- the LOC137765509 gene encoding LOW QUALITY PROTEIN: olfactory receptor 6B2-like (The sequence of the model RefSeq protein was modified relative to this genomic sequence to represent the inferred CDS: inserted 1 base in 1 codon) — encoded protein: MEGRFRTGTLFVSIPRLLQSQSGCWWEKGVQAGAVSTLLTSPIGGALSLRARETRFGGELPPPPALRPRILPSSPCILPSSPASSPPPASSPHPASSPPCPRILPFLPPHPPLRLQHLLSLLFLLTSLFVLVEHLAVXLTFWGSSSLHRPVYYFLGIMSSLEIWYVSDIIPKTLDGFLTQRGRVSFIGCMTQLYFFSFLVCTECVLLASMACDCCQAIMTMGLCVQLVAFSFVSGFTTSVIKVYSISSTTFCGSNVLKHVFCDISPILKVACTDFSTAELVDFVLAFIILVFPLVATMLSYGHIPLAALRIPSATGCRRAFSTCASYLTVVTIFYTALIFMYVWPQAIDSRSSNNLISIVYTVLTPIINPLIYCLRNKELKDALKKALDLGQLSQ